GCAGAAGAATATTGATACAGGTATGGGATTAGAGCGTCTTGCAAGTGTTGTACAGGACGTTGATTCAATTTTTGATGTTGATACAATTAAGGCACTTCGAGATCATGTATCTAAGCTTGCAAACAAAGAATATGGAAAAGATTATAATACGGATGTTTCACTCCGTGTTATCACAGATCACGTGCGTTCTGTAACATTTATGATTTCTGATGGTATTATGCCTTCAAATGAAGGCCGTGGATATGTACTTCGTCGTCTGCTTCGTCGTGCATGCCGTCATGGAAGATTATTAGGAATCGAGGGAAATTTCCTGCCAGAACTTGCAGAGACTGTAATTGCCGGTTCGAAAGACGGATATCCTGAATTGGAAGAAAAGAAAGAATTTATTTTAAAGGTTATAGCAAAAGAGGAAGAGCAGTTTAATAAAACAATCGACCAGGGTCTTGGAATCCTTTCTGATATGATTGCAAACATGGAAGAAAAAGGTGAGAAAACATTGTCCGGTGAAGATGCATTCCGTCTTTATGACACATATGGATTCCCATTAGATCTGACAAAAGAAATTCTGGAAGAAAAAGATTTGGATGTAGATGAAGACGGATTCCATGCAGCAATGGAAATCCAGAGAAAGACTGCCCGTGATGCCCGTGAAGTGACAAACTATATGGGAGCTGACGTAACTGTATATGAGTCTATCGATCCAAGCGTAACAAGCAAGTTTGTTGGTTATGATAATCTGACATATGAATCAAACGTAACAGTACTGACTTCTGAGACAGCAGTGGTTGATGCTCTTTCAGATGGAGAAAGAGGAACTGTATTTGTAGAGGAAACACCATTTTATGCAACAAGTGGTGGACAAGAAGCAGATACTGGTGTGATTCGTACAGCAGATGGTGAATTTAAAGTAGAAGATACGATTAAGCTTCTCGGTGGTAAGATTGGTCATGTAGGTATTGTGACAAAAGGTATGATTAAAGTAGCAGACAAGGCTACTCTTGAAGTAAACGCAGAAAAACGAGCACTTTCTGCTCGTAACCATAGCGCTACTCATTTGCTTCAGAAAGCACTTCGTATAGTACTTGGCAATCATGTTGAGCAGGCAGGTTCAAGTGTAAATGAAGACAGATTACGTTTTGACTTTACTCATTTTTCTGCAATGACAGCAGAAGAACTTGAGAAGGTTGAGAAGATTGTAAATGATGCAATTCAGAAAGCACTTCCAGTTGTGATTAAGAATATGCCGATTGAAGAGGCTAAAAAGACAGGCGCACAGGCATTGTTTGGTGAAAAATATGGAGATGTCGTACGTGTTGTAAATATGGGTGATTTTTCAATTGAGTTCTGTGGAGGTACTCATGTATCTAATACATCTGAAATCATGGCTCTCAAGATTGTATCTGAGTCAGGTGTTGCAGCTGGAGTACGTCGTATTGAGGCACTTACATCAGAGGGCTTATTGAAATATTATAGCGATTTGGAAAATAAACTTCGTGATGCAGCAAAACTTTTGAAAACAACACCAGATACAGTTTCAGAGAAGATTGCTCATCTTCAGGCAGAAAATAAAACTCTTCATAGTGAGCTGGAGAGCTTGAAGAGTAAGATGGCACAGGATGCAGCCGGAGATATTATGAATCAGGTGAAGGAAATTTCAGGTGTTAAATTGCTTGCAGCAGAACTTGACGGTGTAGACATGAATGGTCTTCGTGATCTTGGAGACCAGATGAAAGAAAAACTTGATGACGGAGTAGTCGTATTGGCATCAGGTAATGATGGCAAAGTAAGCTTGATGGTTATGGCAACAGATGGAGCTATGAAAAAAGGAGCACATGCCGGTAATCTTGTCAAAGCAATTGCAGGATGTGTAGGCGGTGGCGGCGGTGGTCGTCCAAACATGGCTCAGGCTGGAGGAAAGAATCCGGCAGGTATTGCAGATGCATTGAAAAAGGCAGAAGAGGTACTTTCTGAGCAACTTGCATAGGAATATCATGTGAATCCTAACAAAAATTATAACAATTTTTGTTGAAAAAACAGTTGACGTAGCTGAAAAATATGTTATAATCATTTGTAGTGCAATAAATATACCCGAACAGTCGTATGATGCACAATACAAGGCTGGAGGGGAGGTTAGGTGTGAGACTATGTCAAATGTAATCGTTAAAGAAAACGAAACGTTAGATAGTGCTTTACGCAGATTCAAAAGAAACTGTGCGAAAGCTGGCATTCAGCAGGAGATTCGTAAAAGAGAACATTACGAAAAGCCAAGCGTAA
This Ruminococcus hominis DNA region includes the following protein-coding sequences:
- the alaS gene encoding alanine--tRNA ligase; its protein translation is MQPYGVNQLRKMFLEFFESKGHLAMKSFSLVPHNDKSLLLINSGMAPLKPYFTGQEIPPRTRVTTCQKCIRTGDIENVGKTARHGTFFEMLGNFSFGDYFKEEAIEWSWEFLTEVVGLDPERLYPSIYENDDEAFEIWNKKMGIPAERIFRFGKEDNFWEHGSGPCGPCSEIYYDRGEKYGCGKPGCTVGCECDRYMEIWNNVFTQFDNDGNGNYSELEQKNIDTGMGLERLASVVQDVDSIFDVDTIKALRDHVSKLANKEYGKDYNTDVSLRVITDHVRSVTFMISDGIMPSNEGRGYVLRRLLRRACRHGRLLGIEGNFLPELAETVIAGSKDGYPELEEKKEFILKVIAKEEEQFNKTIDQGLGILSDMIANMEEKGEKTLSGEDAFRLYDTYGFPLDLTKEILEEKDLDVDEDGFHAAMEIQRKTARDAREVTNYMGADVTVYESIDPSVTSKFVGYDNLTYESNVTVLTSETAVVDALSDGERGTVFVEETPFYATSGGQEADTGVIRTADGEFKVEDTIKLLGGKIGHVGIVTKGMIKVADKATLEVNAEKRALSARNHSATHLLQKALRIVLGNHVEQAGSSVNEDRLRFDFTHFSAMTAEELEKVEKIVNDAIQKALPVVIKNMPIEEAKKTGAQALFGEKYGDVVRVVNMGDFSIEFCGGTHVSNTSEIMALKIVSESGVAAGVRRIEALTSEGLLKYYSDLENKLRDAAKLLKTTPDTVSEKIAHLQAENKTLHSELESLKSKMAQDAAGDIMNQVKEISGVKLLAAELDGVDMNGLRDLGDQMKEKLDDGVVVLASGNDGKVSLMVMATDGAMKKGAHAGNLVKAIAGCVGGGGGGRPNMAQAGGKNPAGIADALKKAEEVLSEQLA
- the rpsU gene encoding 30S ribosomal protein S21, yielding MSNVIVKENETLDSALRRFKRNCAKAGIQQEIRKREHYEKPSVRRKKKSEAARKRKYN